From the genome of Frateuria soli:
CGGATCCAGGCGCAGATGGTCAGCGACATCGCGGCCGCCTTCGGCCAGCACGCCAGCCTGGGCCGCGAACAGATGCTGTGGTGCCTGTTCCGCCACACCGCGGCGCAGGCATTCCGCGACCTGGTGGTACGCATGGGCGACCGGCTGCTGTTCCGCCAGCTGTCGGCCACGCTGGCCGAGCGCGTGGCCCGGCGGATCGGGATCAGCCTGACCCAGCGCTCGGTGGGCGCCGGTATCTCGCGCTGGCTGCCGGTGATCGGGGCGGCAGGCGTGGGCGCCTACGCCTGGTACGACACCCGCAGCGTGGCGCGCACCGCGATCGAGCTGTTCGGCAGCGGCAGCCTGGTGCGCACCGAGCCGCTGATGGTGCCCGACGGCGTCATCGAGCCGGAAGATCCACCGCCGCCGTGACGGCCCGCGTGCTTTGCGGCAAGCTCGACGGATGAGCCACCAGCATCCCCGCCCCGTCGCACTGGTCACCGGCGGCGCCCGCCGCGTCGGCGCCAGCATCGCCCGCACGTTGCACGCGGCCGGCTACGACCTCGCCCTGCACTACCGTCACTCCGCCGAGGAGGCCGCCGCGCTGCTGGCGGAACTGGAGCGCGCGCGCGCCGGCAGCACGCTGGCAATACAGGCCGACCTCGCCGCGGTCGATCGCCTGCCCGCACTGGTGGACCAGGTGCTGGCCCGTTTCGGGCAACTCGACGCCCTGGTCAACAACGCCTCGGCGTTCTTTCCCACCCCGGTCGGCAGCGCCACGCCGGCGCAGTGGGACGAGCTTTTCGCGTCCAACGCCCGAGCCCCGTTCTTTCTCGCCCAGGCGGCGTGGCCGGCACTGCGCGAGGCACGCGGGGCGATCGTCAACCTGGTCGACATCTACGCCGAGCGCGCGCTGGCCGAGCACCCGATCTACGTGATGGCCAAGGCCGCGCTCGCTGCCATGACGCGCACGCTCGCGCAGGACCTGGCGCCCGAGGTGCGCGTCAACGGCGTGGCCCCCGGCGCGGTGCTGTGGCCGTCCGAAGGCAAGGACTACGACGATCGCGCGGCGCTGC
Proteins encoded in this window:
- a CDS encoding pteridine reductase, translated to MSHQHPRPVALVTGGARRVGASIARTLHAAGYDLALHYRHSAEEAAALLAELERARAGSTLAIQADLAAVDRLPALVDQVLARFGQLDALVNNASAFFPTPVGSATPAQWDELFASNARAPFFLAQAAWPALREARGAIVNLVDIYAERALAEHPIYVMAKAALAAMTRTLAQDLAPEVRVNGVAPGAVLWPSEGKDYDDRAALLARTPLRRAGTPEDAASAVLWLLRDAPFVTGQIIRVDGGRTLLV